In Nitrospira sp., one genomic interval encodes:
- the tatA gene encoding twin-arginine translocase TatA/TatE family subunit yields MFGTMGFSELIIILVIVLIIFGAGKLPQIGEGVGKALRGFKKEVNDIPPPDAPAEPSDSTTVAAQAQSVPEIALAGQAAPVVQAPATSQVTAPYTPGPELTPGTTAALMAAAAPQGPQSTQPVKPRVATVAPGQAAPGSAVAQSHQPPTMEDRMAAPAPVMRAQYPPLPAAAQSKPVAKRPSAIVNKDAVARVQAAQAAMRAKAAQTQSGGISSQDMQGLGEGLGDAVRTFRQAVADVRSSVDPQMRTIRAEMDSAQKELEQSIEAAKQAPVVDEEAPAKPLS; encoded by the coding sequence ATGTTTGGCACTATGGGATTTTCCGAACTGATTATTATCCTGGTTATCGTCCTGATTATTTTTGGGGCCGGGAAACTTCCGCAAATTGGTGAAGGTGTCGGCAAGGCGTTGAGGGGCTTCAAGAAAGAGGTGAACGACATTCCTCCTCCCGACGCTCCCGCTGAGCCGTCTGACTCGACAACGGTGGCTGCTCAAGCGCAGTCCGTGCCGGAGATTGCCCTAGCCGGACAGGCCGCCCCGGTTGTCCAGGCACCTGCCACTTCTCAGGTCACAGCTCCCTATACGCCAGGTCCCGAATTGACTCCCGGTACCACGGCGGCTCTTATGGCTGCGGCCGCCCCTCAGGGGCCCCAGTCCACTCAGCCGGTCAAGCCGCGAGTCGCCACCGTGGCGCCAGGTCAGGCTGCGCCGGGTTCGGCAGTGGCGCAGAGCCATCAGCCGCCGACCATGGAAGATCGGATGGCAGCTCCTGCTCCAGTGATGCGGGCGCAGTACCCGCCTCTGCCTGCTGCGGCTCAGAGCAAGCCAGTAGCCAAGCGCCCATCTGCCATCGTGAACAAAGATGCCGTGGCTCGGGTGCAGGCAGCCCAAGCTGCCATGCGGGCGAAGGCGGCACAGACCCAATCGGGAGGGATTTCCTCCCAAGACATGCAGGGTTTGGGGGAAGGGCTTGGAGATGCCGTGCGGACGTTTCGGCAGGCCGTGGCTGATGTGCGGAGTTCGGTCGATCCTCAGATGCGGACAATTCGGGCAGAAATGGACTCTGCACAAAAGGAGCTTGAGCAGTCAATTGAAGCGGCGAAGCAGGCCCCAGTGGTGGATGAAGAGGCTCCCGCCAAACCGCTCTCGTAA
- a CDS encoding M24 family metallopeptidase: MNMLAPSRAHVHRIQQAIREQPGLDGWLFYDFRHLDPIAYRVLLLDPSLHVTRRWYYWVPAVGVPVKVQHRIEPHVLEGLPGDEQLYVSWREQHTALRSFLHSAKRIAMQYSPMNAIPYLSRVDAGTIELIRGLGVEVVTSADLVQQFEAVWDETQLASHQVAAEGLRAIVDEAFGFVGASLAGGRSLTEYDLQQYILSRMQARNLVTSSAPIAAVNAHSADPHYGPPLQGSAPIRPGDLVLIDLWAKQPQVGAVYADITWTGFVGRTVPARHQEIFQIVRRARDTAVSFVQERVRCGAFPFGWEVDDACRQVIQDAGYGNYFVHRTGHSIGEEVHGNGANIDNLETQDARRLLPGTCFSIEPGIYLPQEFGIRSELDVYLSTHDATVYGQPVQTELVAISPVVG, from the coding sequence ATGAATATGCTCGCTCCCTCTCGCGCGCACGTGCACCGGATTCAACAGGCCATCCGGGAGCAGCCAGGACTTGACGGCTGGCTCTTTTACGACTTTCGTCATCTGGATCCCATTGCGTATCGGGTGCTGTTGCTAGATCCGTCACTCCATGTGACGCGGAGATGGTATTACTGGGTTCCGGCAGTGGGGGTGCCGGTGAAAGTTCAACATCGCATCGAGCCCCATGTGTTGGAGGGACTACCCGGTGATGAGCAGTTGTATGTCTCCTGGAGGGAGCAACATACGGCGCTGAGGTCCTTTCTGCACTCCGCCAAGCGGATTGCCATGCAATATTCGCCGATGAACGCCATCCCGTACCTCTCCCGCGTGGATGCCGGGACCATTGAGTTGATACGTGGGTTAGGCGTGGAGGTGGTGACTTCTGCGGATTTGGTTCAGCAGTTTGAGGCCGTGTGGGACGAGACCCAATTGGCCTCGCACCAAGTGGCAGCCGAGGGATTGCGAGCCATTGTGGATGAGGCTTTCGGATTTGTCGGCGCCTCTCTCGCCGGAGGGCGTTCTCTGACCGAATACGACTTGCAGCAATACATCCTCAGCCGCATGCAGGCTCGCAACCTGGTCACCTCTAGCGCACCAATTGCCGCCGTCAACGCACATAGCGCAGATCCGCACTATGGCCCGCCGCTGCAGGGATCCGCCCCCATCCGACCCGGGGATCTGGTGCTGATTGATCTATGGGCGAAGCAGCCCCAAGTGGGGGCGGTGTATGCGGATATCACCTGGACTGGATTTGTGGGGCGAACGGTGCCGGCACGGCATCAAGAGATTTTTCAGATTGTCCGGCGTGCGCGGGATACGGCGGTGAGCTTTGTGCAAGAACGCGTGAGGTGCGGGGCGTTCCCGTTCGGATGGGAAGTGGATGATGCCTGCCGTCAGGTGATTCAAGACGCTGGATACGGGAACTATTTCGTCCACCGCACCGGTCATTCGATCGGTGAAGAGGTGCATGGGAATGGGGCCAACATCGACAACCTGGAAACGCAGGATGCGCGTCGGTTGTTGCCGGGCACCTGCTTTTCCATCGAGCCGGGGATCTATTTGCCTCAGGAGTTCGGCATCCGCAGCGAACTCGATGTGTACCTCTCAACACATGACGCCACCGTGTACGGACAACCGGTGCAAACCGAACTCGTCGCGATTTCCCCCGTTGTCGGTTAG
- a CDS encoding HEAT repeat domain-containing protein: MKARFFPRLFSLLWTCSLIAGCYVDAPPGGPGEVSIRLTELLADPDPEVRRTAAESLGKIGQRSAGHGLLTALNDQDSRVRAAAALSLGRLGDGASGISLAGRLVDSSEAVRGASALALSELESTGASEAETIRALHHHDPSVRMAATRALVSQDIVPFTAELVGALHDTDAHVRQGIAAALGETGDRRAIPHLLRLLKEDASAGVRSEAAFRLGKLGDTSVVGELSVVAKGDSDAITRGWARWAVEQITPSRGSDSGLRPIR, translated from the coding sequence GTGAAGGCTCGATTTTTTCCCCGCCTCTTCTCTCTGCTTTGGACCTGTTCTCTGATTGCCGGCTGTTACGTCGATGCTCCGCCAGGAGGGCCGGGCGAGGTATCGATACGCTTGACCGAACTGCTGGCGGATCCGGACCCGGAAGTTCGACGCACCGCTGCTGAGTCTCTTGGAAAAATCGGCCAACGGTCAGCTGGTCACGGACTACTGACTGCACTGAATGATCAGGATTCGCGTGTGCGTGCTGCCGCAGCACTTTCGCTTGGCAGATTGGGCGATGGCGCAAGCGGGATCTCGTTGGCAGGACGGTTGGTAGATTCATCCGAGGCGGTACGGGGGGCATCTGCCTTGGCTCTGTCTGAGCTTGAAAGTACCGGAGCATCCGAGGCCGAAACCATCCGGGCACTCCATCACCACGACCCATCTGTACGAATGGCGGCCACCCGGGCTTTGGTGAGCCAGGACATCGTCCCTTTTACGGCAGAGCTCGTCGGAGCCCTTCACGATACCGATGCACATGTGCGACAGGGCATTGCTGCGGCGCTTGGAGAAACGGGAGATAGGAGGGCCATACCCCACTTGTTGCGGCTTCTTAAAGAGGATGCAAGTGCTGGCGTTCGTTCCGAAGCAGCATTTCGTCTGGGTAAGCTTGGCGATACGAGCGTTGTGGGCGAGTTGTCAGTGGTCGCGAAGGGGGATTCGGATGCGATCACTCGAGGCTGGGCACGCTGGGCCGTTGAACAGATTACGCCGTCGCGCGGGTCCGATTCAGGGCTTCGACCAATTCGATAA